TTTGGAAAAACCGGACACATTACAATCTGAAAAAGTGTATTGATGAATGACTATGAACACGGTGGTCTCAATGTTTTGGATTTTACTACTCTAAACAATACATTTAAGATTAATTGGgctaaacattttcttaaaaatccGGTATCCATTTGGAATTTTATTCCTCACTACATTTTCTCTAAGTTTGGTGGTCTAAGTTTTATCTTAGGTTGTGATTATAATATAGATAAGCTTCCAGAAAAGCTCTCGATGTTTCACAAACAAGTTCTATTAGCTTGGTCCCttatatataaacacaacttTACACCCCATACGTATTCAATTTGGAATAATAGGAACATagtgtataaaaataaattattatttttttctaggtGGGTTGACAAACGGATTGTTTTAGTGAATCAGCTGTTTAATCCTAATGGGCAGCTCATGTCCTACTCAGAATTTTTAAACACCTATAAATTTCCAGCCACACCCAAAGAATATGCCATATTATTTGATGCAATACCTACGGGTATTATAATGCTTTTTAAAGGTATTCAACCTTGCATATCATCTGTTTCTCTCCCCAACCCTTTAGATTCACACATAGGAAGAATCTGTCTAACAAACCACAGTAAAAGTAATAAGAATATTCGTGCTTTGTTCCAGACAGAATCTCTAACTATCCCACATGTGGTCTCTTATTGGAATTCCTTTGTCAGTGACATTAACTGGAAAAGAGTATGGACAATTCCTAACAAGTATCTGGTAACGAATAAAGTGAAGgaagtctcatttaaaatattgcaTAAATTTTATCCTGCTAATCATTACATGACGAAGTTCAAAAGGGACATAAATGTGAACTGTGGATTTTGTGGAAGCCATCCTGAGACTGTGCAACACCTCTTCTGGATCTGTTCATACGCTAGAACATTTTGGAAAGACTTCAGTAGATTCATTGCTGGACATCTCTATAATGACTTTACTGTGAAATgggaaaatgttgtattttgtttctttcgaaggcaaaaaaaagaagatgtttACTTTATAATAAACTTATTAGTTATCTtagctaaattttattttcacaaatgcaaatacagtaacaaaaaacctaattttaaacattactaTAATGATGTTTTATGTTACATAAAATTGATTAGTGGATCACTTAACAAAAAGGCTATGAAAACTATTACTATTTGTAGTAATTACAAATTATTTGAATGTATGTAATTCTTTGTATTACACCCCCTGGCATATGTTAATTTTGTTCTGATTGTATACATGTTCTGTATACTGtttcttaataaagtttaatattttgaaaacaaaaaacaaaaacaaaacaaaacttgggTTTGTGTctaattttaaacattactaTAATGATGTTTTATGTTACATAAAATTGATTAGTGGATCACTTAACAAAAAGGCTATGAAAACTATTACTATTTGTAGTAATTACAAATTATTTGAATGTTTGTAATTCCTTGTATTACACCCCCTGGCATATGTTAATTTTGTTCTGATTGTATACATGTTCTGTATACTGtttcttaataaagtttaatattttgaagaaccccccccccccccccccaaaaaaaaaaaaacaaaaaacttgggTTTGTGTCCGTGTCTGATGCAAGGTGCTCTTTAACCGTGAAATCACCAGCAGAGGTCGCTGCTGACAGGCCAGCATTATGTCATTGTTAACCACAttgttgtaaataaagttttggCAGAACGCATGGTCGATAATTCTGGAAGGTGCGCCTGGTTAGTTAAAGTAGAAACACCTTTCCCCGAAGGAAAATTGTCAGCTAaacttatttttatatatatattcaacgTTACGGGTATTGTGTGAACAACCGACAAACATGGCAGAAAGCGACTGGGACACCGTAACTGTCTTGAGGAAGAAGGGGCCGACTGCTGCCCAGGCCAAATCCAAGCAGGTTAGTGCGAACGCCGTATTTCGTTTGTGCTTCCGTACTTTTGCTGACTAACAACATTTTCGGATATCTACCTTACTGAGTGAATTAATCGTGTGTAATGTGTTGGTAAAAGCTCTTTGTGCACGTGGTCGTTAGTTGAAGCGCTAAGAACCATCGCACATCCTTCTGGTTTACTTCAATAACAACAGATATGAACGCCCGTTTCCGTTAATGTTAGCTAGCAAGATGAACCGCCTCTAGATGACCGGTCGTATTGGAGACATTTAAACCGTCTGTTTGAGTGTTTTTAACTAAGCAAGTGCTAGCTGTCTTCGAAGGAGGGCTAGCTAGCTAACCTTCCTGCACTAACTTgaagtgtatttttctttatgcCACAGTTTCTAGTAGCATATGGTACcttcaacaaaacaaacttCACACGGATAATGATCACACTAATGCCGGGGTAGCCTCTATATTATCAGTAGTGGATGGTCAGGATAAAGGCACACTCACTTTGGTGTTTATTTATACGAATGGTGGGAATGCTCATCAGCAGGCACGTAGCGAACGTCTTTAAATGCCACAAGTATAATTTAACTGTAACTTAAAGTGGTACttcaaaaaaacattaaaatgactcGCTAAACAATTAATTTTTGAAGTTTAAGAACTGATTGTGACaccattttgacattttgttgttgctgttttaaaCGTGTATTGAAAGGGGAGGGTTCAAGATGTCATTTTGGGCTCATATGGGTTGGTTGTAGTGTTATAAATCCTTAGGACACCTTTCTTAAAAGAGTGGACTTAAATGTCACATTTCTGTGTGTGAATGCTTATTCTATCTTGAGAAATCTGAAATATTGTTTGTATTCAGGTTCAGTTTGTGTGCTAAGGTGAACTGTCTTAAATTCAGTCAATATGCTTTGATAAACAGATTGGTTACTTATTAACTAAATGGCATAAGGCTAAAGAGTGTGTATCAAGAGCTGGGCAATCTGCTGCAATGTTATGACCTGTACTTGtcctatttttttgttttgtttttttcccaggcAATCACATCTGCTCAGAGACGTGGGGAGGAAGTTCAAACATCCAAGAAATGTAAATTCCCAGTAGTTGGTTTTACACTATAAGAATGAAGTCCTCTTACTCACCTGTGTTATGATTACTGCAGTCTTTGCATGCCCGGCATTATTCGCATTGCCCAGTGATGCTTTGATTTTATCCACGGCTTGTCATGCAGGGGCTGCAGGGCAGAACAAACAGCACCTTGTGACAAAAAATACAGCCAAACTGGACAGGGAGACAGAGGAGCTGCACCATGATAGGGTTCCTCTGGAGGTGGGCAAGGTCATTCAACAAGGCAGACAGGAAAAAGGCCTGACCCAGAAAGATCTAGCCACTGTGAGTAAACAAATATATTATGCTTGTATAAACAGTGCATAGACTGCTGGAAAATGTGCCATGTCTGGTTTTATAAAGCATCTCAGAAAGCAGTCTACACGTATCGAAAGAAAAAGTAGTACTTAGTAAGATAAACCAAACCAAGTCAGTGACGAATTGTTTGAACGTTGTTGTGAAATCAATATGATCCATGTTTTTAACATGATCACAGTCATGGGCAAAGGTTTCAGCAGTTTCAGCGGTTTGACATGTTTCTGGGGTATAGTGAAGAACAATGACAGGCCTttctagagctgggcgatataagattctTTTCATATcacaatatgtttttttttttcatttcaggcgataacgatatctatcacgatataagccaaataactatatttgtaagatttaaatgtgccgttgctcacgagtaaaatgtgaaataatcagcagcttgttttgattgaaatatttatttcccataataagttcaacagggtagatgtacttaaggaacatgagactttttcagataaataaaggcaaatattgcaaactacacaaaaggcagccgctaaagagtttaaatttcaaaatggaacaaacgaaacagactaaattgtcaattccacttagaaataaattattaattctaaaaataaatctagtttgttttacagaagaacagacaaaactgactaacttttgtcaatatgaaataaactgagaactaaaaggaaattctcaatctctccttgttgtatagctgagcttttcaaacagttttaaaataaagatgctAACAGAACATTCTTCAAATCCTAGGTGCACATCCAAGGTGCAACTttatctataaaaaaaaaaaacaaaaaacgttaGTCGGAcaaatgacgaattagcgctttcAGTTAGAGATTGAGCATGCTCTAGTGGGTGGCACTGCTTCAGGTGATAAAAaaggtttattgtatttccagacttgctttcggcacaatttacagtgcgcgctactctgttttttgtcagacttgaaatagccgaaactTCTCTGGCCTTTCctttcgacaatctctccggcattggaaccatcatctgttttctcttcggtaaccttcggtcacgctctcggttgatttttctagtcggcacactcatttcctccgtTACCCGGGTGGCACGGCGGCTGGCTGCTtctcaaacaaatacacatgtacggcttggcacttgtgctgtgtgtaacaagtcacgtgacgtgacgctgcggctgtgattggttcggctctgcgctacttaatttggattggctgttcttttgttttttttaagagagcaagagagatgAGGCCTATCGcattagtttaatttttctatagAGAAAAAGTTTTTTCGCAATGCATATCGTTCTATCGCTCAGCTCTAGGCCTTTCAGAAGTTTCAGAGTTTTATtgtcaaataataaataaaataatttatgcAAAGAGGTGTGCTTCAAGGCCAAATCCTGACTGATAGCTCTCCGTTCCCATCTTATCAGGACTCAAAGTCGAGTAAAGTTTGTAGTCTTCTGCTTGGTTCcatttgctttttaaaggaTTGACCATGTTAAGAGTGTTATCAACTTCTTCAAGCAATCCCAGAGCAACTTGGGGGTGATGTGTGCATGATCATGCACTTTTCTACAAGGCAAACATGATAGCTTAGCCAAGTTGAGAATCTAtggtgagtttttttttttcctcactgtaATCATAGAAActtaaaaaaggaaaggaaagttgttgaaaaaattaaaattttagCCATGACTGtactttagctgtttttttttttttttttttttttgtgtttttttttttttttttttttttaaagtatttgctAGCAAAGTAATTTTCCAGTGCAAACCTTACAATGAGTGTTTATTATCACCCTGCAGTTATGTGAAATGTGCTACCCACAAGTTCTAAATGATCTATTCCACACTTTTTCCTCAGAAAATTAATGAGAAGCCTCAAATCATTGCTGACTATGAGTGCGGGAGAGCCATTCCCAACAACCAGGTCATGGGGAAAATAGAAAGAGCAATCGGTAAGTGTGTTACTTTAAATTTTTCCAAAACAAAATGTTGAATTATGTTATTTTCTCGGCTGTATGACCCACATGTTTTTACCTTTGACCATGAACAGGACTGAAGCTACGTGGGAAGGATATTGGCCAACCCCTGGAgccaaaaaccaaaaagaaatgAACACAAAGCCTCGAAATCAGCCCTCCCCAACCCCTCCTGTTATCTGTAACTGAATCCTGAATCCCTCTCCCACCTCTTAGAACCCTTAAAAACTTTCCTTTCCCCTCCCATCCGATCCTCTTTCTGGGCTGATCCCACCGTGTCCTGTCATAGGACCTGGTGCTTCACTGCAATGCAGGCTACATACTAACAAGTCATCTGAAACACTCTGAAACaccacaaaaaatgaatgattgaaTGCTTTTTAAAGCATCACAAAAAATGTTCAGTGACGTTCTTTCACCTACGTCTGCTTGGGCTTTGACACAATAAAAGtcaaatttttcttttcttttttaaaaaaaaggtgaatTATTTTTCATCTTCAGACTAATGTTAATTCTGAGCATGATGATAAACCAGAAGTGCTTGATTGCATCTTTTCACTCTCTTCAGACAGTGGGTGGATGTCATTACAgtgttgaaatgttttaatGCTGTGCGTTGTTTTgatctataaataaagtttggcAGTTCATGAATTATTCTTTGTGTGACTTTAAAGCTAGTGTGGCACAGAATGTCTTAACAAAACCAGTGAGATGTATATAGATACAGATAATATATAGACTTTTAAAAACTACGTTTATCCCAGTAACACTTCAGTAACTACTTCAGGTAAATTTTGGCAGCTATCTTTGAAATGTCCCAGGGCGCTTATTTGGAAAGTTTTGTACACATAATTTCCAAGTTAAACTTTAGGTTCAGTGGGCATGAAGACACAAAAAACATGTAAGGAATCACCAGCCAAATCTTTGATTTCTTTGATTGTCTGGCGCCTTTGTAATGGGCATCTGCCAAAGATTTCCATTCAGGATCCTTGGAGTGTTGTTTCTTCGTCATGCTATACCTCTGTCACAAGAGTTGGTGTTTGCTCTAGAGCTAGTTTTTGTATTCttcaaacacatcctccagAGATGAAGCCCAAACTATATTTCCTCTGTAGTAGACAAAGTTAAACTGAAAGATACTTTAGTTTTACTCGGATCTCAGGAGGTTAAAAGGCTGCCTAAATTATTTTGTTAGAAAATACTATAGCATTGAATACAAAAGTAATGACAGAATTCAGCCACTAGATGTCAGAATACTGCAAAAAAATTCATagatttttgcattttgaagtCTGTAAAAGCAAGTTACACAAGAAACAAGTGTATGCAGGAtcaatggggggggggggggagacatgcctctgtgtttcagtgtttacTACTGCTGATAAAGTCCAGGTGCATAACTGTAAAACGTTTCAAGCACCTTTTCAgagaaatttgtttttgtttgtttgttttttttgtcttaaaaagCCAAATTTAAACGCATCCTAAAATTGAGACGGCACCTTCTAACTTCCAAAGATTGACCTTGATGAAGCAGCAATTTGCATTTCTTCATAGTGCCCCCCTTTTCACAATGACTTACTGATTTAGGGAATATTCTTTATTGCCATAAAGGCTGCCTTATGTTCTTATTAATGATTCATAGAATTGTTGCAGAGCAGCAAGGACATAATGGAAGAGGAAGTGCAAGTGGGACAAAACACGTTCAAGGGTGAAGGACTGAGGAGCTCGTCAGTGTGAGAACTTAAAGTGGGGAAGGACGAAAATTACTCTGACTTCCTATTTAGCTCCAGCAGCAGGCTGCAAGTCCTTCAACTGCTCCGCAGGAAACACCTGAAGGAAGCTGCAGCTGTGTGCATCACTCGTTTGGGATATATGGGAAAGCTGGGTGACATGAAGAGTTGCTGATATCATTGTGATTAATTAAAGACCAATGCCATGTCAGTGACTGTCACTATttaattcagctttatttatatagcgccaaaacACCACAGCCGTCACCTAAAGGTGCTGACTATTTCAAGTTAAAGACCCTAGAATAGTACAGAGATTAGAATTACTACTACTTATTAGATACTGAATGGGCCTTTGTCATAGCAAGTATTTTCACTCATAATGTTAATATTAACAATTCTGGTCAATTAAAGTTGTAGTAAATGACACAtgttaataatatatataacttttattatttttctttctttgtggtATGTCAGATGTGTCCTGTGAAAAAGCCCTGTGGGCCTGTTGACCTGAGGCTGATTCTTGGCTATAGGGAAATGGAACTAAGGCCATGCTAGATGTGCCCCACATTTCCACTGAGCTGCATGTAACAATCCTCCTCAGTGTTAAAAGAGCATTTTTTTAATGGGCAGCTTCATACAGTAAGCACTCTGATATATAACATTATGAATgggttttctgtctttcttaaGGTATAAAGACCAGAAGGAGATAATAAAGTGCATAACCAGattttagttttaacttttagTCAAGGCCCCAACAAAACAATCATTCTAGAGTTAAATGAGCAATAACTGGTAAAttagcgttttgtttttttaaagtcaatTAAATACTCATATAAATCGTTTCCCCCTCACTATAGCTAGATCTTTACCTTAATCATATTTTAGCTGAGCTGAGCCGCTTTGTACTCTCTTATGTCTTCTGCTAAAGACAGTTTGCTGGCattccttttttctcttaaataAAGAATGCAACCTCTTGACCGGTGTTCACTGCACAAACAAAGAAGGGGCCTTGCTGTTGTTACCAGGGGGTTATTTAGATTCTTGCTCAACAGGctgcttcagtgtgtgtgtgtgtgtgtggactggtGAGCTACTGAAAGGGAGAAGAAGACAGAGACTGACTGCTTTCCTGGAAATGCCATTCCATTGGTCAAAACACCATAGCAACATAGTTCCACCTATGACAAGGCAGCAGCCAGTGGTTTTGAAGGAGTGATGTGAAGCAGAAGGCTACACTGTGTGGGGGGAGCAGGTGGGAGGTATTGAGTTTGGGGGGTGTTTGGGGAAGGAGGGGGGTCTGGGGTCTGTTTTGGCCTGAGGCTCCAAACTGAAATTGAGATTCCACCACATGACCAACCTGTTGTCTTCCACAGCGGcaaatgtttttctcttttgtctgACAGGAGTTTTTGGCTCCTTTCATCCTGTacttattttactttttcaaaaaaataaataaatctagtTTTAATTTGCTCACGGCGCTTTAGTCCCTgcacaaaaaatagtttacaagaCATAGAGAAATTATTCTAAATAGAATCAACAGAAGTTAATTCCCTATTATGTTTATGCACAGTCTCTCAGCCAAGCTACAGAAAGGCTAGGACCAATAGGAGGAGGTATCTGCAACATCGTTTACtgctgtggattttttttcagtacGGAGTTAGTTagttaatttgcatgtgtttcacACAGTCTTACATAGCATACTTTGGAGTAATAGgatccacaaaacacacaacaacataaCAAAAGGCTGGTGTTTTCTCCCGTTCATCAAAAACACCCTCTATTTCCTGTGTGACGCCTTCAGATCTGCTTGCTTGATGCAAAACTCCCTTTCtaacacatcccaaaggtgctctgttggactgA
The Maylandia zebra isolate NMK-2024a linkage group LG7, Mzebra_GT3a, whole genome shotgun sequence DNA segment above includes these coding regions:
- the edf1 gene encoding endothelial differentiation-related factor 1 homolog — translated: MAESDWDTVTVLRKKGPTAAQAKSKQAITSAQRRGEEVQTSKKWAAGQNKQHLVTKNTAKLDRETEELHHDRVPLEVGKVIQQGRQEKGLTQKDLATKINEKPQIIADYECGRAIPNNQVMGKIERAIGLKLRGKDIGQPLEPKTKKK